One Archocentrus centrarchus isolate MPI-CPG fArcCen1 chromosome 10, fArcCen1, whole genome shotgun sequence genomic region harbors:
- the pofut4 gene encoding GDP-fucose protein O-fucosyltransferase 4 isoform X1: MADRSRLLPCVCLGLFGVLCWVWVSFASFPDDQLLPLEVLDAADRGAFQPQSALSEMEFASVVSYRGPGNTDRRSNKELPILLWWSGGLFPHFPGDTERIDCATSSCLATSNRKVQLYKRTTSIIFYGTDFRAYEAPLPRLRHQTWALFHEESPMNNYVLSHGPGIRLFNYTATFRRESDYPLTLQWLPSLEYLLEPVAVSLEEKNRLRREGLAPVLYMQSHCDVPSDRDRYVKELMKYIKVDSYGKCLNNKPLPEYLEDTATATGEEPKFMSYVARYKFHLALENGLCPDYMTEKLWRPLHQGCVPVYRGSPVVADWMPNDHSAIIIDDFPSPKALADFLIGLDENDHEYAKYLEFKNPSRITNTRLLEALETREWGVNDMSKPNYLNGFECYVCDQENARLAAERAYKKAPKTNRPPQPKMASNSHMGCPLPSPGYGEAQDLPSDDGWLQIWPQDYWQSLDQAEGLESLIRHNESDPSLLWKHIQNIAVSRARGKQ; this comes from the exons ATGGCGGATAGGAGTAGGCTGCTcccctgtgtgtgtctggggcTTTTCGGGGTCCTGTGCTGGGTCTGGGTCTCCTTTGCCTCCTTTCCGGATGACCAGCTGCTTCCCCTGGAGGTCTTGGATGCAGCTGATCGAGGAGCCTTTCAGCCTCAGAGTGCTCTGTCAGAGATGGAGTTTGCCTCCGTCGTTTCATACAGGGGACCAGGGAACACCGACCGTCGCAGTAACAAGGAGCTCCCCATTCTCCTCTGGTGGAGCGGTGGGCTGTTCCCACATTTTCCTGGCGACACTGAGCGCATCGACTGTGCCACGTCCTCCTGCCTGGCCACAAGCAATCGTAAG GTGCAGCTTTACAAACGGACAACATCCATCATCTTTTATGGGACAGACTTCCGGGCATATGAGGCACCTCTCCCTCGTCTCCGCCACCAGACCTGGGCACTGTTCCACGAAGAGTCACCTATGAATAACTATGTCCTCTCTCATGGGCCAGGAATCCGGCTGTTCAATTACACCGCCACATTTCGCAGGGAGTCAGACTACCCCCTGACCCTCCAGTGGCTTCCTTCTTTGGAGTACTTGCTGGAGCCTGTAGCTGTGTCCTTGGAAGAGAAGAACCGCCTGAGGAGGGAGGGCCTGGCTCCAGTGCTCTACATGCAGTCTCACTGTGATGTACCATCAGACAGGGACAGATATGTAAAGGAACTCATGAAGTACATTAAG GTCGATTCTTATGGGAAATGCTTGAACAACAAGCCCCTACCAGAATATCTGGAGGACACAGCCACTGCTACTGGTGAAGAACCCAAATTCATGAGTTATGTTGCACGCTACAAGTTCCACCTGGCCCTAGAGAATGGCCTGTGTCCAGATTACATGACTGAGAAGCTGTGGCGGCCTCTCCACCAGGGATGCGTGCCCGTTTATCGAGGCTCCCCCGTGGTGGCGGACTGGATGCCCAACGACCACTCGGCGATCATCATAGATGACTTCCCCTCACCCAAAGCTCTCGCTGACTTTCTCATAGGTCTAGATGAGAATGATCATGAATATGCTAAATATTTAGAATTCAAGAATCCCAGCCGGATCACTAATACGCGTTTGCTAGAAGCACTGGAGACCCGTGAGTGGGGGGTTAATGACATGAGTAAACCCAACTACTTGAATGGATTTGAATGTTATGTGTGTGACCAGGAGAATGCACGATTAGCAGCAGAGCGAGCATACAAGAAGGCCCCTAAGACGAACCGACCTCCTCAGCCTAAAATGGCCAGTAACTCTCACATGGGATGCCCACTCCCCAGCCCGGGCTATGGCGAGGCCCAGGACTTACCTTCAGATGATGG ATGGTTGCAAATATGGCCTCAGGATTACTGGCAGAGCCTCGACCAAGCAGAGGGGCTGGAGTCTCTGATAAGACACAACGAGTCAGACCCTTCTCTGCTGTGGAAGCACATCCAAAACATTGCTGTGAGCAGAGCCAGAGGAAAACAGTGA
- the pofut4 gene encoding GDP-fucose protein O-fucosyltransferase 4 isoform X2: MADRSRLLPCVCLGLFGVLCWVWVSFASFPDDQLLPLEVLDAADRGAFQPQSALSEMEFASVVSYRGPGNTDRRSNKELPILLWWSGGLFPHFPGDTERIDCATSSCLATSNRKLYKRTTSIIFYGTDFRAYEAPLPRLRHQTWALFHEESPMNNYVLSHGPGIRLFNYTATFRRESDYPLTLQWLPSLEYLLEPVAVSLEEKNRLRREGLAPVLYMQSHCDVPSDRDRYVKELMKYIKVDSYGKCLNNKPLPEYLEDTATATGEEPKFMSYVARYKFHLALENGLCPDYMTEKLWRPLHQGCVPVYRGSPVVADWMPNDHSAIIIDDFPSPKALADFLIGLDENDHEYAKYLEFKNPSRITNTRLLEALETREWGVNDMSKPNYLNGFECYVCDQENARLAAERAYKKAPKTNRPPQPKMASNSHMGCPLPSPGYGEAQDLPSDDGWLQIWPQDYWQSLDQAEGLESLIRHNESDPSLLWKHIQNIAVSRARGKQ; this comes from the exons ATGGCGGATAGGAGTAGGCTGCTcccctgtgtgtgtctggggcTTTTCGGGGTCCTGTGCTGGGTCTGGGTCTCCTTTGCCTCCTTTCCGGATGACCAGCTGCTTCCCCTGGAGGTCTTGGATGCAGCTGATCGAGGAGCCTTTCAGCCTCAGAGTGCTCTGTCAGAGATGGAGTTTGCCTCCGTCGTTTCATACAGGGGACCAGGGAACACCGACCGTCGCAGTAACAAGGAGCTCCCCATTCTCCTCTGGTGGAGCGGTGGGCTGTTCCCACATTTTCCTGGCGACACTGAGCGCATCGACTGTGCCACGTCCTCCTGCCTGGCCACAAGCAATCGTAAG CTTTACAAACGGACAACATCCATCATCTTTTATGGGACAGACTTCCGGGCATATGAGGCACCTCTCCCTCGTCTCCGCCACCAGACCTGGGCACTGTTCCACGAAGAGTCACCTATGAATAACTATGTCCTCTCTCATGGGCCAGGAATCCGGCTGTTCAATTACACCGCCACATTTCGCAGGGAGTCAGACTACCCCCTGACCCTCCAGTGGCTTCCTTCTTTGGAGTACTTGCTGGAGCCTGTAGCTGTGTCCTTGGAAGAGAAGAACCGCCTGAGGAGGGAGGGCCTGGCTCCAGTGCTCTACATGCAGTCTCACTGTGATGTACCATCAGACAGGGACAGATATGTAAAGGAACTCATGAAGTACATTAAG GTCGATTCTTATGGGAAATGCTTGAACAACAAGCCCCTACCAGAATATCTGGAGGACACAGCCACTGCTACTGGTGAAGAACCCAAATTCATGAGTTATGTTGCACGCTACAAGTTCCACCTGGCCCTAGAGAATGGCCTGTGTCCAGATTACATGACTGAGAAGCTGTGGCGGCCTCTCCACCAGGGATGCGTGCCCGTTTATCGAGGCTCCCCCGTGGTGGCGGACTGGATGCCCAACGACCACTCGGCGATCATCATAGATGACTTCCCCTCACCCAAAGCTCTCGCTGACTTTCTCATAGGTCTAGATGAGAATGATCATGAATATGCTAAATATTTAGAATTCAAGAATCCCAGCCGGATCACTAATACGCGTTTGCTAGAAGCACTGGAGACCCGTGAGTGGGGGGTTAATGACATGAGTAAACCCAACTACTTGAATGGATTTGAATGTTATGTGTGTGACCAGGAGAATGCACGATTAGCAGCAGAGCGAGCATACAAGAAGGCCCCTAAGACGAACCGACCTCCTCAGCCTAAAATGGCCAGTAACTCTCACATGGGATGCCCACTCCCCAGCCCGGGCTATGGCGAGGCCCAGGACTTACCTTCAGATGATGG ATGGTTGCAAATATGGCCTCAGGATTACTGGCAGAGCCTCGACCAAGCAGAGGGGCTGGAGTCTCTGATAAGACACAACGAGTCAGACCCTTCTCTGCTGTGGAAGCACATCCAAAACATTGCTGTGAGCAGAGCCAGAGGAAAACAGTGA
- the rab9b gene encoding ras-related protein Rab-9B, whose product MMSGKNLLLKVILLGDGGVGKSSLMNRYVTDRFDSQSFHTIGVEFLNRDLEVDGRLVTLQIWDTAGQERFKSLRTPFYRGADCCLLTFAVNDLQSFQNLGSWKKEFMYYSDVKDPERFPFVVLGNKIDMEQREVGEDEARAWCEENGCCPYFETSAKDDTNVTAAFEAAVREVLAAEDQIDHTLLSSTIDLHGNRKTSRASCC is encoded by the coding sequence ATGATGAGTGGGAAGAATCTGCTGCTCAAAGTAATCCTGCTGGGAGATGGTGGAGTGGGCAAGTCTTCCTTGATGAACCGCTACGTCACAGACCGTTTCGACTCCCAGTCCTTCCACACCATTGGTGTGGAGTTCCTTAACCGGGACTTGGAGGTGGATGGACGCCTTGTCACTCTTCAAATCTGGGACACAGCAGGTCAGGAGCGCTTCAAGTCACTACGCACACCCTTCTACCGGGGCGCCGACTGCTGCCTGCTCACATTTGCTGTGAACGACCTGCAAAGCTTTCAGAACCTGGGCAGCTGGAAGAAGGAGTTCATGTACTACTCTGATGTCAAAGACCCCGAGCGCTTTCCTTTTGTTGTACTGGGCAACAAGATAGACATGGAGCAGAGGGAGGTTGGGGAAGATGAAGCACGGGCCTGGTGTGAAGAGAACGGCTGCTGTCCTTACTTTGAGACCAGTGCTAAAGATGACACTAATGTCACTGCTGCGTTTGAGGCAGCTGTCAGGGAGGTTCTGGCTGCTGAGGACCAGATTGACCACACACTCTTGAGTAGTACTATTGATCTACATGGCAACCGCAAAACCTCAAGAGCGTCTTGCTGCTGA